Proteins encoded within one genomic window of Triticum aestivum cultivar Chinese Spring chromosome 2D, IWGSC CS RefSeq v2.1, whole genome shotgun sequence:
- the LOC123051874 gene encoding uncharacterized protein codes for MSGQRMSLLSQINDREMFWNAKVLVSRMWHYRGGTDEGPIIHTDIVVLDKEGTHMYGRIPTEPAISLQDVLQEGSVYLMKRFMCKPSKPTYRAVDSPFMMQFTRFTTVDPVVDDEEDFPYCTYSLMSFSDIPIPGPHTPHFIDVIGRIIAVTDIVVVHSQHQAGPSDTRTVVLQDQIGNEISLVLWGARAHEFEAEEVRAASESTAVIAIFVGTLPKAYRGIKGLSGSSACRWYIDEDPPEMNAFRASLAEGLPAISAHIPGEQAIVPAPVHEPPVELTVQELLALDPFDNLKKQFIVKVTITGLGSDNRWWFLSCRKCHKTAYTYGRYYVCTFGSDGANEAEFMFFDRAAKQVVGKPLMTLIHRKYPGFTSALDLAQIGGSDVGLPVEISRLVTQKYRLVVSISNKSFQPASTQLSFQVGRINETFKPDLVPFASAGASSSSGASSSAEGSDMTVPIPTSFSTGSSTLVVLPLDEIYMLLVSSLKFFFTHLMPVLFLCQMNTPISAFKGKGQAIVPKTPSRSPCPKSARRKLLIARPKSKGTELPASVSNVTVQAGKVVAVTQTEEVAAAGNVVHPTPMPTVGHETETTTAEDPKIIVPDPSKAKRTNNPSKGAGVSKKPKQ; via the exons ATGTCGGGCCAGAGGATGAGCCTTCTCTCCCAGATCAATGACAGAGAGATGTTCTGGAATGCTAAGGTTCTGGTGTCCCGCATGTGGCACTACCGAGGTGGGACCGATGAAGGTCCCATTATCCATACTGACATTGTGGTGCTTGACAAAGAG GGAACCCACATGTATGGCCGGATCCCTACTGAGCCAGCTATCAGCCTGCAAGATGTCTTGCAGGAAGGCAGTGTTTATCTAATGAAGAGATTCATGTGCAAACCATCAAAGCCCACTTACAGGGCTGTTGACAGCCCATTTATGATGCAGTTCACTCGCTTTACTACTGTTGATCCTGTGGTGGATGATGAAGAAGATTTCCCATACTGCACTTACAGCCTTATGTCCTTCTCGGATATCCCAATACCAGGCCCGCACACTCCTCACTTTATCG ACGTGATTGGCCGAATTATTGCTGTCACAGACATTGTTGTTGTACACTCACAGCATCAAGCTGGTCCTTCAGATACCAGGACTGTGGTTCTCCAGGATCAAAT CGGAAATGAAATCAGCCTTGTTCTCTGGGGTGCTCGAGCCCATGAGTTCGAGGCAGAAGAGGTCCGTGCTGCAAGTGAATCCACAGCTGTCATTGCTATCTTTGTAGGAACACTGCCAAAAGCATACCGAG GTATTAAAGGCCTGAGTGGTAGCTCTGCATGCCGCTGGTACATTGATGAGGACCCGCCAGAGATGAATGCCTTTCGTGCTAG CCTTGCAGAAGGGCTTCCTGCCATCAGTGCTCACATCCCAGGAGAACAAGCGATTGTTCCAGCACCTGTTCACGAACCTCCTGTTGAACTGACTGTTCAGGAGTTGCTTGCCCTTGACCCATTTGACAACTTG AAGAAACAGTTTATCGTCAAGGTTACTATCACAGGCTTGGGCTCTGACAACCGCTGGTGGTTCCTCTCGTGCCGGAAATGCCATAAAACAGCCTACACCTACGGAAG ATACTACGTGTGCACTTTCGGAAGCGATGGCGCAAATGAAGCAGAATTTATGTTCTTTGATAGGGCTGCAAAACAAGTTGTTGGCAAGCCACTCATGACTTTGATTCACCGCAAGTACCCAGGTTTTACAAGTGCGCTTGATCTTGCTCAGATAGGAGGTTCTGATGTAGGTTTGCCTGTTGAAATTTCCCGCCTTGTTACCCAGAAGTATAGGCTGGTCGTTTCTATCTCCAACAAGAGTTTTCAGCCTGCAAGCACCCAGCTGTCCTTCCAAGTTGGTAGAATTAATGAAACCTTTAAGCCTGACCTTGTACCCTTTGCATCTGCTGGTGCATCATCTTCCTCTGGAGCATCATCTTCTGCTGAGGGCTCAGACATGACAGTGCCCATTCCCACCTCTTTCTCTACAGGATCGTCTACACTCGTTGTGCTACCTCTCGATGAGATATATATGCTGCTGGTTTCCTCTCTCAAGTTCTTTTTCACCCATTTAATGCCTGTGTTGTTTCTTTGCCAGATGAACACTCCTATATCTGCATTCAAAGGAAAAGGACAGGCTATTGTGCCTAAAACACCCAG cCGGTCCCCATGCCCAAAAAGTGCTCGCCGCAAGCTTCTTATTGCCCGCCCTAAGTCTAAGGGCACTGAACTACCTGCCTCTGTTAGCAACGTTACTGTCCAGGCTGGAAAGGTTGTCGCAGTTACCCAAACTGAAGAGGTTGCCGCTGCTGGAAATGTTGTTCACCCTACACCCATGCCAACT GTTGGACATGAGACTGAAACCACAACTGCTGAGGATCCAAAGATCATCGTTCCTGACCCCTCTAAGGCCAAGAG GACAAACAACCCTAGCAAGGGTGCTGGCGTTTCAAAGAAACCGAAGCAGTAG